In a single window of the Orcinus orca chromosome 9, mOrcOrc1.1, whole genome shotgun sequence genome:
- the FGL2 gene encoding fibroleukin, translated as MKLAKWCWLSSAVLAAYGFLVVADNATEEIKDEAAQDACPVRLESRAKCEEGGDCPYQVNLPPLTIQLPKQFGRIEEVFKEVQNLKEIVKSLKKSCQDCKLQADDNRDLGRSGLLLPGTGALGEAGDNRVRELESEVNKLSSDLKDAKEEIDVLQGRLEKLNLVNMNNIEHYVDSKVANLTFVVNSLDGKCSKCPTQEQIQSRPVQHLIYKDCSEYYTIGKRSSELYRVTPDPKNSSFEVFCDMETMGGGWTVLQARVDGSTNFSRTWQDYKVGFGNPRREFWLGNDKIHLLTKSKDMILRIDLEDFNGVKLYALYDHFYVANEFLKYRLHIGNYNGTAGDALRFSKHYNHDLKFFTTPDRDNDRYPSGNCGLYYSSGWWFDACLSANLNGKYYHQKYRGVRNGIFWGTWPGISEAQPGGYKSSFKEVKMLIRPKHFKP; from the exons ATGAAGCTGGCGAAGTGGTGCTGGCTGAGCTCCGCTGTCCTTGCTGCTTATGGTTTTTTGGTTGTGGCAGACAATGCAAcagaggaaattaaagatgaagcaGCCCAGGACGCCTGCCCGGTGAGACTAGAAAGCAGAGCGAAATGCGAGGAGGGAGGCGACTGTCCCTACCAGGTGAACCTGCCCCCGCTGACTATTCAGCTCCCCAAGCAGTTTGGCAGGATCGAGGAGGTGTTCAAAGAAGTCCAGAACCTCAAGGAAATTGTAAAGAGCCTGAAGAAGTCTTGCCAAGACTGCAAACTGCAGGCTGATGACAACCGAGACCTGGGCAGAAGTGGACTGCTGTTACCCGGCACAGGAGCTCTGGGAGAAGCTGGTGACAACAGAGTTAGAGAGTTAGAGAGCGAGGTTAACAAGCTGTCCTCTGACCTTAAGGATGCCAAGGAGGAGATCGACGTGCTTCAGGGTCGCCTGGAGAAGCTGAATCTTGTAAATATGAACAACATAGAACATTATGTTGATAGCAAAGTGGCAAACCTAACATTTGTTGTCAATAGTTTGGATGGCAAATGTTCTAAGTGTCCCACTCAAGAACAAATACAGTCACGTCCAG TTCAACATCTTATATATAAAGATTGCTCTGAATACTACACGATAGGCAAAAGAAGCAGTGAGCTCTACAGAGTTACACCGGATCCCAAAAATAGTAGCTTCGAAGTTTTCTGTGACATGGAGACCATGGGGGGAGGCTGGACAGTGCTGCAGGCACGTGTTGATGGAAGCACCAACTTCAGCAGAACATGGCAAGACTACAAAGTAGGCTTTGGAAACCCCAGAAGAGAATTTTGGCTGGGGAACGATAAAATCCATCTTCTGACTAAGAGTAAGGACATGATTCTAAGAATAGATCTTGAAGACTTTAACGGTGTCAAACTCTATGCCTTGTATGATCACTTTTATGTGGCCAACGAGTTTCTCAAATACCGTTTACACATTGGTAACTATAATGGCACAGCTGGAGATGCCTTACGTTTCAGTAAACATTACAACCACGATCTGAAGTTTTTCACCACCCCGGATAGAGACAACGATCGATACCCCTCTGGGAACTGTGGGCTCTACTACAGTTCAGGCTGGTGGTTTGATGCATGTCTTTCTGCAAACTTAAATGGCAAATATTATCACCAGAAATACAGAGGTGTCCGAAATGGGATTTTCTGGGGGACCTGGCCTGGTATAAGTGAGGCACAACCTGGTGGCTACAAGTCCTCCTTCAAAGAAGTCAAAATGCTGATCAGACCCAAGCACTTTAAGCCATAA